In Brevibacillus brevis NBRC 100599, a single genomic region encodes these proteins:
- a CDS encoding peptide ABC transporter substrate-binding protein, translated as MKQNLKLFLGAMLVAGSVLAGCSTSTPSTTTPPAEGNAASAEKPANAKSQVFRANIVSEPSTADPGLAKDATSGAIIRATFDGLTRFDANAKPVNSVASDVKLSDDKLVYTFTLRDSKWSNGDPVTAHDFVYAWKRALGKTFGAEYAYQLYYIKNAKPIHEGKANPDELGARAIDDKTLEVTLENPTPYFLELTAFYTYYPVNQKVVEANPKWANEAATHVSNGPFKMTAWEHKSKIVLEKNEHYWDKDVVKLDRIEFAMIEDDNTALSMFENGELDWAGQPLGGLPTDAIPTLKEAGKLVVHPKATMYWYKMNTTKGPLSNVKIRKALAYSVDRQTIVDNITQVGQVPTMGMLPQSMIIKKDGYFKDNDVETAKKLLEEGMKELNVTTLPPITLSYNPSDRHKKIAEAIQDQWKQKLGIDIKIMVKEAAVHLQDMHELNYEMGRIGWNADFNDPMNYLEMFRDGKTGNNDTGWEDPRYQELLKQSSVETDPEKRKQLFAEAEQIFMDAMPLIPLFTDVDVWVQSDKVKGVQVDGLGFIDLKWAEMTE; from the coding sequence ATGAAACAAAATCTCAAGTTGTTTCTTGGTGCGATGCTGGTCGCTGGAAGCGTGTTAGCTGGATGCTCCACGAGTACGCCATCGACGACAACCCCTCCAGCAGAGGGAAATGCAGCATCCGCTGAAAAGCCTGCAAATGCAAAGTCGCAGGTATTTCGGGCGAACATTGTGAGTGAGCCATCGACTGCGGACCCTGGTCTTGCGAAGGATGCTACTTCGGGAGCGATCATTCGTGCTACTTTTGATGGCTTGACGCGCTTCGATGCAAACGCAAAGCCAGTGAATTCAGTAGCATCCGATGTGAAGCTTTCAGATGACAAACTGGTGTATACGTTTACGCTCCGCGACTCCAAGTGGAGCAATGGAGACCCGGTAACTGCCCATGACTTCGTATATGCATGGAAGCGTGCACTCGGCAAGACCTTTGGTGCCGAGTATGCCTATCAGCTGTACTACATCAAAAATGCGAAGCCGATTCACGAAGGCAAGGCGAACCCCGACGAACTCGGTGCGAGGGCAATCGATGACAAAACACTGGAAGTCACGCTGGAGAATCCAACGCCTTACTTTCTGGAGCTGACGGCTTTCTACACGTACTACCCAGTTAACCAAAAAGTAGTGGAGGCTAATCCAAAATGGGCAAACGAAGCGGCCACGCACGTAAGCAACGGTCCATTTAAGATGACAGCGTGGGAGCACAAGAGCAAAATCGTGCTTGAAAAGAATGAGCACTACTGGGATAAAGACGTAGTAAAGCTCGATCGCATTGAGTTTGCGATGATCGAGGATGATAATACAGCGCTGTCCATGTTCGAGAACGGTGAGCTGGATTGGGCAGGCCAGCCACTCGGTGGACTTCCCACCGATGCGATTCCGACACTAAAAGAGGCGGGAAAACTCGTTGTTCATCCGAAAGCGACGATGTACTGGTACAAGATGAATACGACAAAAGGGCCGCTCAGCAATGTGAAAATTCGTAAAGCATTGGCATACTCGGTAGATCGTCAAACTATCGTAGATAACATTACACAAGTCGGACAGGTGCCAACGATGGGGATGTTGCCGCAATCCATGATTATCAAAAAAGACGGATACTTCAAGGATAATGATGTAGAAACAGCGAAAAAGCTGCTGGAAGAAGGCATGAAAGAGCTCAACGTGACAACGCTGCCGCCGATCACCTTGTCTTACAATCCAAGCGACAGACATAAGAAAATTGCCGAAGCGATTCAGGACCAATGGAAACAAAAGCTGGGCATTGATATAAAGATCATGGTAAAGGAAGCTGCCGTTCATTTGCAGGATATGCATGAACTTAATTACGAGATGGGCCGTATCGGTTGGAATGCAGACTTTAATGATCCGATGAACTACCTGGAAATGTTCCGAGATGGCAAAACAGGCAACAACGACACGGGCTGGGAAGATCCGCGCTATCAAGAGCTGCTGAAACAGTCATCGGTAGAAACTGATCCAGAGAAACGCAAGCAGCTGTTTGCAGAGGCTGAGCAAATCTTTATGGATGCCATGCCGTTGATTCCGCTGTTCACGGATGTGGATGTGTGGGTGCAAAGTGACAAGGTAAAAGGCGTTCAAGTAGATGGGCTCGGATTTATCGACCTCAAGTGGGCAGAAATGACGGAGTAA
- a CDS encoding peptide ABC transporter substrate-binding protein — translation MKKSVFVVLSSALVFGGMMTGYEGAVQAAEPKVLRMNLQSEPPTADPGIAEDTTSGTIITAIFEGLTRLGKDGEVHPAAAESYTVSKDGKTYTFKIREAKWSNGDPVTAHDFEYAWKRVLDPKIASNYAYQLYYVTGAEDFNKGIGKAGDVGVKAIDDKTLEVELTNPTPFFPELVAFKTYFPVNKKVVEGNRKWADEAKTVVSNGPFKMETWEHKSKLSVVKNEKYWDKANVKLDKIEFTMVEDENTELAMFDNDEIDWAGAPTSGLPMDALPVLREAGILKTQPIAGAYFYRFNTEQAPFTNAKIRKAFAYAINRESITADILQAGQVPATGYVPPSMALNKDGYFKDSDLEVAKKLLVEGMKEEGISKLPPITLSYNTSEGHKKIAKEIQAQWKKNLGVDIKLKNSEWKVYLDDVHQGNYQIARGGWLGDFNDPINFLEMFQEKDGGNNDTRWENPKYKELLNQSALEQDPAKRKAILMEAEQILMDEMPIMPIYFYVNSWVQNENLKDVVIDGLGDIDFKYADLTKK, via the coding sequence ATGAAGAAGAGTGTTTTTGTGGTATTGAGTTCGGCCCTCGTTTTCGGCGGAATGATGACAGGGTACGAAGGCGCTGTCCAAGCTGCTGAGCCGAAGGTATTAAGGATGAATCTGCAATCGGAGCCGCCTACAGCAGACCCAGGAATTGCGGAGGATACTACCTCTGGTACGATCATCACGGCTATATTCGAAGGTCTGACACGTCTCGGAAAAGACGGAGAGGTGCACCCGGCGGCGGCAGAGAGCTATACCGTTTCTAAGGATGGGAAGACTTATACATTTAAGATTCGTGAAGCAAAATGGAGCAACGGCGACCCAGTAACGGCACATGATTTCGAATATGCTTGGAAACGCGTGCTCGATCCAAAGATAGCTTCCAACTACGCCTACCAATTGTATTATGTGACAGGTGCTGAAGACTTCAACAAAGGGATCGGTAAAGCAGGAGACGTTGGTGTAAAGGCAATTGACGATAAGACGCTGGAAGTGGAGCTGACAAACCCGACACCATTTTTCCCGGAGCTGGTTGCTTTCAAAACATACTTCCCGGTGAACAAGAAGGTAGTCGAAGGCAACAGAAAATGGGCTGACGAGGCAAAGACGGTTGTTAGCAACGGGCCATTCAAAATGGAAACATGGGAACACAAGAGCAAGCTGTCTGTTGTAAAAAACGAGAAGTATTGGGATAAAGCCAATGTAAAATTGGATAAGATCGAATTCACCATGGTAGAGGATGAGAATACGGAATTGGCCATGTTTGATAACGACGAAATCGATTGGGCGGGTGCTCCAACGTCCGGGCTGCCAATGGACGCACTTCCGGTTTTGAGGGAAGCTGGCATCCTGAAGACACAGCCAATCGCCGGTGCCTACTTTTATCGTTTCAATACAGAGCAAGCACCGTTTACCAACGCAAAAATTCGTAAGGCGTTCGCCTATGCAATTAATCGTGAAAGTATCACCGCCGATATCCTGCAAGCAGGTCAAGTACCGGCAACAGGCTATGTACCACCGAGCATGGCGTTGAACAAAGACGGTTACTTCAAAGACAGTGATCTTGAAGTTGCAAAGAAATTACTGGTAGAAGGTATGAAGGAAGAGGGTATCTCCAAACTCCCGCCAATTACACTCAGCTACAACACATCCGAAGGTCATAAAAAGATCGCAAAAGAAATACAGGCTCAATGGAAGAAAAACCTCGGCGTAGATATCAAGCTCAAAAATTCAGAGTGGAAAGTATACTTAGATGACGTACACCAAGGTAATTATCAAATCGCTCGTGGAGGCTGGCTGGGTGACTTCAATGATCCCATCAACTTCTTGGAAATGTTCCAGGAAAAAGACGGCGGAAACAACGATACACGTTGGGAAAATCCAAAGTACAAGGAGCTCCTGAACCAATCCGCTCTGGAGCAAGACCCAGCGAAGCGCAAAGCAATTCTCATGGAGGCTGAGCAAATCCTGATGGATGAAATGCCAATTATGCCAATCTACTTCTACGTGAACTCTTGGGTGCAAAACGAGAATCTGAAGGATGTCGTAATCGATGGACTGGGTGATATTGATTTCAAATATGCGGATCTTACCAAAAAATAA
- a CDS encoding peptide ABC transporter substrate-binding protein, translated as MKKSVFAAMSSILVLSAALAGCGGGGEKAGEQGGASKEQTSGPKELRMNMMSEPPTADPALAEDSTSSAVLRATFDGLTRIGEDGKPHPSVAEKIDVSEDGLTYTFTLRDSKWSNGEPVTAKDFEYAWKRALNPKTAANYSYQLYYLKNAEEYNKGKAKADDVGVKAKDDKTLVVTLKNPTPFFLELTAFYTYYPVNQKVVEGSDKWAGEAKTHVGNGPFKMETWEHKSKLVLVKSDTYWDKDAVKLDKLNFSMVEDANTELSMFDNDDLDWSGAPLSSLPTDAIPALKESGQMQTRPIAGTYLYKFNTEVPPFNNAKIRKAFAYAIDRKSIIDNITQANQEPAMGLIPPTMAVATSPYFKDGDVEAAKKMLEEGMKEEGITKMPTLTLSFNTSEGHKKIAEAIQDQWKKALGVDIKLENKEWKVFLEDVNQGKFQIARSSWTGDYNDPYTFLDLFKDKDGGNNDTKWENPKYKELLNQSALEKDPEKRKQILAQAEAIFMDEMPAAPIYYYTHSYVKKDKVKGVVLDGLGFADWKWADIQ; from the coding sequence ATGAAAAAAAGCGTTTTTGCAGCAATGAGTTCTATCCTGGTTCTTAGTGCAGCGCTGGCTGGTTGTGGCGGCGGTGGTGAGAAAGCAGGCGAGCAAGGCGGTGCTTCTAAGGAGCAAACAAGCGGTCCTAAAGAATTGAGAATGAACATGATGTCCGAGCCACCAACTGCTGACCCTGCATTGGCTGAGGATTCTACTTCCAGTGCGGTTCTGCGTGCAACATTTGATGGTCTCACTCGTATTGGCGAAGATGGCAAACCACATCCATCTGTAGCAGAAAAAATTGACGTATCCGAAGATGGCCTTACTTATACATTCACCCTGCGTGACAGCAAATGGAGCAATGGAGAGCCAGTTACTGCAAAGGATTTTGAATACGCTTGGAAGCGAGCGCTCAATCCGAAGACAGCAGCTAACTACTCCTACCAATTGTATTACCTGAAAAATGCAGAAGAATACAACAAGGGTAAAGCAAAAGCTGATGATGTTGGCGTAAAAGCGAAAGACGATAAAACACTCGTCGTGACTTTGAAGAACCCAACACCATTCTTCTTGGAGCTGACTGCGTTCTATACGTACTACCCAGTTAACCAAAAAGTAGTAGAAGGCAGCGATAAATGGGCAGGCGAAGCAAAAACTCACGTGGGTAACGGTCCATTCAAAATGGAAACATGGGAACATAAGAGCAAATTGGTTCTCGTGAAGAGCGATACTTACTGGGATAAAGACGCTGTAAAACTCGACAAGCTCAACTTCTCCATGGTTGAAGATGCAAATACAGAGCTGTCCATGTTCGACAATGACGATTTGGATTGGTCCGGAGCGCCTCTGAGCTCACTTCCTACCGATGCGATTCCTGCATTGAAAGAATCCGGTCAAATGCAAACACGCCCGATCGCGGGTACGTACTTGTACAAATTCAATACGGAAGTTCCGCCGTTCAACAACGCGAAAATCCGTAAGGCGTTTGCTTATGCTATCGATCGTAAATCGATCATCGACAACATCACGCAAGCAAACCAAGAGCCAGCTATGGGTCTGATCCCGCCAACAATGGCAGTGGCAACAAGCCCTTACTTCAAAGACGGCGATGTAGAAGCAGCGAAAAAGATGCTGGAAGAAGGTATGAAAGAAGAAGGCATTACCAAAATGCCTACCCTGACTCTTTCCTTCAACACGTCTGAAGGTCACAAGAAAATTGCTGAAGCTATCCAAGACCAATGGAAAAAAGCTCTCGGCGTAGACATTAAGCTGGAGAACAAGGAATGGAAAGTATTCTTGGAAGATGTGAACCAAGGTAAATTCCAAATCGCACGTTCCAGCTGGACTGGTGACTACAACGATCCATACACGTTCTTGGACCTGTTCAAGGACAAAGATGGCGGCAACAACGACACGAAATGGGAAAATCCGAAGTACAAAGAGCTGCTAAACCAATCTGCTCTGGAAAAGGACCCAGAAAAACGCAAACAAATCCTGGCACAAGCAGAAGCTATTTTCATGGACGAAATGCCAGCAGCTCCAATCTACTACTACACACATTCTTATGTGAAAAAAGACAAAGTAAAAGGTGTAGTACTCGACGGTCTCGGTTTCGCAGACTGGAAATGGGCAGACATTCAGTAA
- a CDS encoding peptide ABC transporter substrate-binding protein, with protein sequence MKKNVFVAMSSILVLGAALAGCGGGNQAAPADNNASGAKTENSAPAGSKVLKLNLHSEPPTADPGIAEDTTSSTIITATFEGLTRVGKDGKYNPAAAESYTVSEDGKKYTFKIRDNKWSNGDPVSAKDFEYAWKRALNPKTASNYAYQLYYVKGAEAYNKGKGKVEDVGVKAIDDKTLEVELANPTPFFLELVAFKTYFPVNPKVVDGNEKWATDAKTVVGNGPFKMDSWEHKSKLVVSKNDNYWDKDNVKLDKIEFSMVEDENTELSMFENGELHWAGSPTSALPTDAIPALKDSGKMTTQPIAGTYFYRFNTEKPPFNNAKIRKAFTYAIDRQSLIDNILQAGQLPATGYVPPSMALTKDGFYKDNDIEAAKKMLEEGMKEEGLTKFPALTLSFNTSEGHKKIAEAIQDQWKKNLGVDVKLENKEWKVYLDDVHQGKYQVARAGWLGDFNDPINFLEMFKEKDGGNNDTRWENPKYKELLNQSALEQDPEKRKAILAQAEQILMDEMPIMPIYFYTQSWVKDDRVQDVIIDGLGAVDYKYADFVEKK encoded by the coding sequence ATGAAAAAGAATGTTTTCGTGGCAATGAGTTCTATCCTCGTTCTTGGCGCGGCACTCGCAGGATGCGGTGGCGGAAACCAGGCGGCACCGGCAGATAACAACGCTTCCGGAGCAAAGACAGAAAATTCTGCACCAGCTGGCTCTAAAGTACTGAAACTGAACCTGCACTCCGAGCCACCAACAGCTGACCCAGGTATCGCGGAAGATACAACTTCCAGCACCATCATTACTGCTACCTTCGAAGGTCTGACTCGCGTTGGTAAAGACGGTAAATACAATCCAGCAGCAGCAGAGAGCTACACTGTTTCTGAAGACGGTAAAAAATATACATTCAAAATTCGTGATAACAAATGGAGCAATGGCGATCCAGTATCCGCAAAAGATTTCGAATATGCTTGGAAACGCGCTCTTAATCCAAAAACAGCTTCCAACTATGCATACCAACTGTACTATGTGAAGGGCGCAGAAGCCTACAACAAGGGCAAAGGTAAAGTAGAAGACGTTGGCGTAAAAGCAATTGACGATAAAACACTCGAAGTAGAATTGGCGAACCCAACTCCATTCTTCCTGGAGCTGGTTGCATTCAAAACATACTTCCCAGTTAATCCAAAAGTAGTGGATGGCAACGAGAAATGGGCTACCGATGCGAAAACAGTTGTTGGTAACGGTCCATTCAAAATGGATTCTTGGGAGCACAAGAGCAAGCTCGTCGTTTCCAAAAACGATAACTATTGGGATAAAGACAACGTAAAATTGGACAAAATCGAATTCTCCATGGTAGAAGATGAGAATACAGAGCTGTCCATGTTTGAAAACGGTGAACTGCACTGGGCGGGATCTCCAACTTCTGCACTACCAACTGACGCGATTCCGGCTTTGAAAGATTCCGGCAAAATGACAACACAGCCAATCGCGGGTACTTACTTCTACCGTTTCAACACAGAAAAACCACCGTTTAACAATGCAAAAATCCGTAAAGCTTTTACGTACGCAATCGATCGTCAAAGCCTGATCGACAACATCCTGCAAGCTGGTCAATTGCCTGCAACAGGCTATGTACCACCAAGCATGGCGCTGACCAAAGACGGCTTCTACAAGGATAACGACATCGAAGCAGCGAAGAAAATGCTCGAGGAAGGTATGAAAGAAGAGGGCCTCACCAAATTCCCGGCACTTACTCTTTCCTTCAACACTTCCGAAGGTCACAAAAAGATTGCTGAGGCAATCCAAGACCAATGGAAGAAAAACCTCGGCGTAGACGTGAAGCTCGAGAACAAAGAGTGGAAAGTATACCTGGATGATGTACACCAAGGTAAATACCAAGTGGCTCGTGCAGGCTGGTTGGGTGACTTCAACGATCCAATCAACTTCTTGGAAATGTTCAAGGAAAAAGACGGCGGAAACAACGATACTCGTTGGGAAAATCCGAAGTACAAAGAACTCCTGAACCAATCCGCTCTGGAGCAAGACCCAGAAAAACGTAAAGCAATCCTGGCTCAGGCAGAGCAAATCCTGATGGATGAAATGCCGATTATGCCAATCTACTTCTATACTCAATCTTGGGTTAAGGACGACAGAGTACAAGATGTTATCATCGATGGTCTGGGTGCTGTAGACTACAAATACGCAGATTTCGTAGAAAAGAAATAA
- a CDS encoding SRPBCC family protein codes for MDLRFDFYIGATPEQVWHALTSDEGVKSTFFGCTIRSTFQVGDEMAYVGPGKAGDDTVHVYGKILQFEPHHIFSFTEHPGPAYYENHAELQSRVTITLEPVGGCTKLTLIQDQWTENHPSHASASNNWPMMLSSIKTYAETGKTLDFGF; via the coding sequence ATGGATCTTCGCTTCGATTTCTACATTGGTGCTACGCCAGAGCAGGTCTGGCATGCCCTTACTTCCGATGAAGGCGTAAAGAGCACTTTCTTTGGCTGTACGATTCGCTCAACTTTTCAAGTAGGCGATGAGATGGCTTATGTTGGGCCGGGAAAAGCTGGTGACGACACGGTGCATGTTTACGGGAAAATTTTGCAGTTCGAACCTCATCACATTTTCAGTTTCACTGAACATCCTGGCCCTGCCTATTACGAGAATCATGCGGAATTGCAGTCTCGTGTCACCATTACCTTAGAACCGGTTGGCGGCTGCACCAAGCTGACGCTGATTCAGGATCAATGGACAGAAAATCATCCCTCCCACGCAAGTGCCAGCAACAATTGGCCGATGATGCTCTCGTCGATCAAGACGTATGCGGAGACAGGCAAGACACTTGATTTTGGATTCTAA
- a CDS encoding helix-turn-helix domain-containing protein, protein MENQTAKLPKGVLHALIGQKKFSLARYEPSAGISYFVQHYWVVRWDLRTEQPHLQTVLAHPNVNLVFEKGASGIFGVARTTSSHLLKGQGQVFGVKFRPGGFYPFLNAPISKLSGTSTSLEAVFGVATDQLEKEVLSLPNDEQMMKRVEAFLFEHLPKPDPNVARISEIVRMIQADRSVLKVEDAVQLTGMNMRTMQRLFDRYVGVSPKSVIQRYRLHEAAEQIDQGTVRDWLDLSTSLGYYDHSHFIRDFRAIVGVAPNEYRQAQI, encoded by the coding sequence TTGGAAAATCAGACTGCTAAGCTCCCAAAGGGTGTACTGCATGCCTTAATTGGACAGAAGAAATTTTCGCTGGCCAGATACGAGCCATCTGCTGGAATCAGCTACTTCGTGCAGCATTACTGGGTCGTCCGGTGGGATTTGCGTACGGAACAACCTCACTTGCAAACCGTACTGGCTCATCCCAATGTGAATCTGGTGTTTGAAAAAGGAGCAAGTGGTATTTTTGGTGTAGCCCGCACGACTTCCTCGCATCTTTTAAAGGGACAAGGTCAGGTGTTCGGAGTAAAATTCAGGCCCGGAGGTTTTTATCCGTTTCTGAATGCCCCGATATCAAAGCTGAGCGGCACTTCTACCAGTCTGGAAGCCGTGTTTGGTGTTGCCACTGACCAGCTTGAGAAAGAAGTGCTAAGCCTGCCAAATGATGAGCAAATGATGAAAAGAGTAGAAGCCTTTCTATTCGAACATTTGCCGAAGCCTGACCCGAATGTTGCGCGCATTAGTGAAATCGTCAGGATGATCCAGGCAGATCGATCCGTACTCAAGGTAGAGGATGCCGTACAGTTGACCGGTATGAACATGAGGACCATGCAGCGCTTGTTTGACCGTTATGTAGGGGTTAGCCCGAAGTCGGTCATCCAACGATACAGATTGCATGAAGCAGCGGAGCAGATTGACCAAGGAACGGTCCGGGATTGGCTGGACCTGTCTACCTCTCTAGGCTACTACGATCACTCTCACTTCATTCGAGATTTTCGAGCAATTGTCGGTGTAGCGCCGAACGAGTATCGACAAGCCCAAATTTAA
- a CDS encoding MetQ/NlpA family ABC transporter substrate-binding protein has translation MKKLVVSVLSTVLAFSLAACGGKTETAPAPAEGGAQGGKQEVTLKVGASPVPHAAILKFIQPKLKEQGVNLVVQEFTDYVQPNVQVNEKQLDANFFQHKPYLEDFNKGQNMNLVPVVAVHIEPFGAYSKKIKSVDELVDGATIALPNDPTNSGRALALLEKNGLIKLKEGAGISGTVKDVVENKKNLKFKEVEAAMLPRVLEEVDLALINTNYALEAKLVPTKDALFIEDKDTPYANFLVARPDNKDSEAIQKLAKELNSPEVKKFIEDEYKGAIIPAF, from the coding sequence ATGAAAAAGCTAGTCGTATCTGTACTTTCTACTGTATTGGCATTTTCTTTGGCAGCTTGCGGAGGCAAAACCGAAACAGCACCTGCTCCAGCTGAAGGCGGCGCACAAGGCGGAAAACAGGAAGTAACATTGAAGGTAGGCGCTTCTCCCGTTCCACATGCAGCAATCTTGAAGTTCATTCAACCAAAACTGAAAGAACAAGGCGTGAACTTGGTAGTCCAAGAGTTCACTGATTATGTACAACCTAACGTTCAAGTGAACGAGAAACAACTCGACGCAAACTTCTTCCAGCACAAGCCTTACCTGGAAGACTTCAATAAAGGACAAAACATGAACCTGGTGCCAGTAGTGGCTGTACACATCGAGCCATTCGGCGCTTACAGCAAAAAAATTAAATCTGTAGATGAATTAGTTGATGGCGCAACAATCGCGCTGCCAAACGACCCGACAAACAGCGGTCGCGCACTCGCACTCTTGGAGAAAAACGGCTTGATCAAGCTGAAAGAAGGCGCTGGCATCAGCGGTACAGTGAAAGATGTTGTTGAGAACAAGAAAAACCTGAAATTCAAAGAAGTAGAAGCAGCAATGCTGCCACGCGTTCTGGAAGAAGTAGATTTGGCGCTGATCAACACGAACTACGCGCTGGAAGCAAAGCTTGTTCCCACCAAAGACGCTCTGTTTATTGAAGATAAAGATACGCCATACGCAAACTTCTTGGTAGCTCGTCCTGACAACAAGGATTCCGAAGCCATTCAAAAGCTGGCAAAAGAACTGAACTCACCTGAAGTGAAAAAGTTCATTGAAGATGAATACAAAGGCGCGATTATTCCAGCGTTCTAA
- a CDS encoding N-acetylmuramoyl-L-alanine amidase family protein yields the protein MKRRFYPLLFALLVLLLIPGWAVAASSASEEAVNLVIGGQAVNAEVPPVIKNGRTLVPVRVIAEGLGANVDWKEATRTAVITKGTQQLSLTLDSRTAVLNGKQVKLDTPPVISQKRMLLPLRFVGESLGVTVGWDNSKRTVIANETPQVKLNGKVPTQPIKLYQVEDTMYASAQAVAEQVGQKGFTWKRPERGMTIDDQLVLPLRQLEDELGGSFTWDKKNSQVEIDRLNILKGVSENGDRVRIETTIPVIPQSFVMTGPHRIVLDLPQTALDDDLIDDLKRQDEKNDSVGESEETASAADEDQGTDSDSDGLNQAEQATEEPLITNLRYSQYSASPDTVRVVIELNQKSTYELAYTKDGIEVKLAPKPKKTGYLIVVDAGHGGKDPGTKGSAGNNEKDYNLAVSNKIVALLKQYPEFQVVPVRTTDVFYELSERVAVANELDADLFLSIHANAFEKPTAAGTETFYYNENSKDFAQLVHKYLRGATQFPDRGFKKSGFYVIKNTKMPAVLTETGFLSNPQENAQLTNPAFQDKIAKAIVAAIREYYESYQ from the coding sequence ATGAAGAGACGATTTTACCCTCTGCTTTTTGCATTGCTGGTCCTGCTGCTAATCCCCGGTTGGGCGGTTGCAGCAAGCAGTGCCTCAGAGGAAGCTGTCAATCTCGTGATTGGTGGACAAGCAGTAAATGCTGAAGTGCCGCCAGTCATCAAGAATGGGCGCACGTTGGTACCCGTTCGTGTCATCGCCGAAGGGCTAGGTGCAAATGTGGATTGGAAAGAGGCTACTCGAACAGCTGTCATTACCAAAGGCACACAGCAGCTCTCCCTTACACTTGACTCCCGTACAGCAGTGTTGAACGGCAAACAAGTGAAGCTTGATACGCCGCCTGTTATTTCACAAAAGCGTATGCTGTTGCCACTGCGTTTTGTCGGGGAGTCACTTGGTGTTACAGTCGGGTGGGACAACAGCAAGCGTACTGTCATTGCGAACGAAACACCGCAGGTCAAGCTGAATGGCAAGGTACCAACCCAGCCGATCAAGCTGTATCAAGTGGAAGACACGATGTACGCGTCCGCACAGGCCGTAGCTGAGCAAGTGGGACAAAAAGGCTTTACGTGGAAAAGACCTGAGCGCGGGATGACGATTGATGATCAGTTGGTCCTCCCATTACGTCAATTGGAGGACGAGCTTGGAGGGTCATTTACGTGGGACAAGAAAAATAGTCAGGTTGAGATCGATCGCCTCAATATTTTGAAAGGTGTATCTGAGAACGGCGACCGTGTTCGTATTGAAACGACCATACCTGTTATTCCGCAGTCCTTTGTGATGACAGGACCACACCGGATCGTCTTGGATCTCCCACAAACCGCATTGGATGATGATTTAATCGATGATCTGAAGCGTCAAGACGAGAAAAATGATAGCGTAGGCGAATCCGAGGAAACGGCCTCCGCTGCTGATGAAGACCAAGGCACAGATTCAGATTCTGACGGACTGAATCAGGCAGAACAAGCAACAGAAGAGCCTCTCATCACTAACCTGCGTTACAGCCAATACAGTGCGTCTCCTGACACAGTTCGCGTCGTTATTGAGCTGAACCAAAAGAGCACGTATGAGCTGGCTTACACGAAAGATGGTATCGAAGTAAAATTGGCCCCAAAACCGAAGAAAACAGGCTACCTGATCGTCGTTGATGCCGGTCATGGAGGAAAAGACCCTGGTACGAAGGGCTCCGCTGGCAACAATGAAAAAGATTACAACTTGGCTGTCTCCAATAAGATTGTGGCTTTGCTGAAGCAATACCCAGAGTTTCAAGTCGTTCCTGTCCGCACAACAGATGTGTTTTATGAACTGTCAGAGCGTGTCGCTGTTGCCAATGAGTTAGATGCCGACTTGTTCTTGTCTATTCACGCCAACGCATTCGAGAAACCGACGGCTGCAGGAACAGAAACTTTCTATTATAATGAAAACAGTAAAGACTTTGCCCAATTGGTACATAAATATTTACGTGGGGCAACGCAGTTCCCGGATCGAGGCTTCAAGAAGAGCGGCTTTTATGTGATCAAAAACACGAAAATGCCTGCTGTATTGACCGAAACAGGCTTCCTCTCCAATCCACAGGAGAACGCGCAGCTGACGAATCCGGCATTCCAAGATAAAATCGCGAAAGCCATTGTTGCGGCTATTCGTGAATACTACGAGTCTTATCAGTAA